A segment of the Gossypium hirsutum isolate 1008001.06 chromosome D10, Gossypium_hirsutum_v2.1, whole genome shotgun sequence genome:
tcgAAATTGAGATATAACAACGACAGAAAACACAATATAACCCAGAAAAGTGATAATACCATATCCGTCTATTGATcatgataatcaattacaaagCACAATCATAATTACACATCAATTAGAGCTTTTCTTGAAGATTAGAGTACCCATTTATTTACCATTCAACAAGCAAATCGGCACAGAAAGACAAAGGACTACGAAATCAGCCATGAATCACAATTCTttctttaacaaaaaaaacatttaatgGAAGACCCAAAACTGCCACAAAAGTTACAGAAAAAAgctttaaaaagataaataagaATATACAACATAGCCACGGATGAGGCATGTGAAGCTTTTCACTACCTAGCATCTAGCATTGTAACAGTGACTTGGTTCACAGTGCATGATTCATCTTGCTTGCTTGCAGATGAATCTGTTTCATGTGTGTTTCTTCCAAGGCAAAAGCCAGGTGTTTTAGGCTGAGCCATTGTTGCTGTTTCGCTGTTCAACATCAACACCACCGTCGACATCGTCGGCCGGTTTTCGGCACGTTCTTGAACGCACAACAAGCCGACCTGAATGCACCTCAGCACTTCTTGTTCATCATAGGTATCACCCACTGCTGGATCTATTAACTCCAATCCCTTCCCTTCTTTCCATGATCTCCAAGCCTGTGAGAGTTATGCGAACCAAATTCAGACTCGAATTTGAAAATCTGATTTGATTAATACgaataaaaattcgatttaatctaGTTTGATCCAGATctaatttgaatcaaattaaTAACAACCCAAACTTGAAATAAATTGAACACAAAAATGGTTTGGATATGTACCGACTATAACTCGaaatgatctaaattaataatgaCTAGACTAAAAAAAACCGTCCTCCAAAATCGAATTTGAAAACCTGACTCGATTAATTTGAGTCCAAATATGATCTGACCTGATTTgattataaaaagtaaataatcTAAATATGAATTGACCTAAACCCAAATTGAAACGAGCTAAAATAATCGAAACCCAAAATAAtgttaatttaaaacaaattgaaCTTGAAATGGCACAAATTTGAACTTgccaaaatttaaaaagattgaaACTTATACTAACCTGACTTGAAAATTTCAACCTTGAACTCAAAACAAACTAAACCCAAAATGACTCGAATCTGAAATAATTGAATtgaaaacatgcaaaattttaaaaatccaaTTTAAGTCTACAAAAAATCTAACCCAATCCGTCCAATAACAGTATAAGCTTCATTAGAATTTAGAAATATAATGTGTGGTTAGCTGCTTACATGGCCTAGAAGGTTGAGTTCACTATTTGAGTGATAGAACCCTCTGTTCTTCTTCCCACTGACAATCTCCAACACCAAAACACCAAAGCTAAAAACATCAGATTTTGTTGAGAAGTTACCATCCATTGCGTATTCAGGCGACATATAACCACTGCATATCAGCGATAATTACGATTATGAAATCTTGTTTTCGACAAAGAAAAATTAGAGTTTTATACGGCACTTACTAAGTTCCAACAACTCTCTTAGTATTAGCCTCAATTTGATCACCAGAAAATATTCTAGCCATCCCAAAATCCGAAATTTTCGGGTTCATTTTTCCATCAAGCAAAATGTTGCTTGCTTTGAGATCTCTATGCACGATCCTAAACCTCGAATCCTGGTGAAGATACAATAATCCTCTAGCAATACCGCAAATAATGTTGAACCGCTTTTGCCAATTTAACAAGGAGCTTTTTGCTTTATCTGCAAGAAACTTTTCAATCAATGCCATGGATGTACAATTGTTTACCTACATTAAATTTCTCCAAGTTGTGAGAGAGGAACTCACTGAATAACACAGAATCAAGGCTTCTGTTTTCCATGTACTCGTAAACTAACATCTTCTCGTCTGTTTCGACGCAACAACCAACAAGTCGAACCAAGTTCCGATGTTGTAGCCTTGCAATTAACCTAACCTCATTCTTGAACTCTTCAGTCCCTTGCCCCGAGTTCTTTGAAAGCCTTTTTACAGCTATTTCTTCACCCTCAAGCAACCTACCCTGCATGTATTACCACACATGTTTTCATGGTTAAGATTTCGAAAAAGCACGGTTTCAACCGTAATAATAATGCTAAACTAGCCTGTTTCATTGAAATTTACCATGTATACACTTCCGAAACCACCTTGTCCGAGCTTATTTTCATCGGCGAAGTTGTCTGTAGCCGTTACAATGGTGTTGAAATCGAACAACGGTAATTCAATTTCATCGGGATTAGTTTCGCCCGAGTATTCCTTCTTGCCTGAGATGACCACTTCATTCAATAGAAAATCTTGACTTCTTTCAAGAGGACctgaatgaacaaaaaaagacATATAAACCTTGaaacctaaaatgaaaaatggaaaaaataaagggATAATTACATCCATTTTacctttcttttctatttttccacTTCTTTTCATtgccttcttcttcttccatatGACAATGGCTATCAGTACTAAAATCAAAACACCACCACCAACTATAGTGCCTGTAATTACAGCAGTTGTATTCCCACCATCTCCTAAAGAAGGGgaaaaaaaccataatttgattttattagtGTCTTAAATATTGagactaaatcttaaattttatgaTAGCAGAGGGGCTAAAGTCAAAATTTGACCAAATAAATTTACATAGCCCAGTGACCTGCTTGGATCATAGACCATTTGTACTTATGATCTACTTAGTTTATGGGATTTGGACCTAAATATTACATCATTTTAGGTGGATTATGACTTAATTTAGGGCTAAATTTTTCAACAAATCCTACTCCATGTGGGGTTACCTAAAGGTAAAGAAGGTAGGCCATTAGGTTCTAAAGAATCAAAACCTTAAGAACCTAGTCATTCATTTACTAaagtgttttctttttttttaaagttagtaTAGTTTTATTACAAATATCAatcacaattaattaattaattaattaattagaataaatCTGGAGCAAAATCCACGTATTTACACATGTGGGACGCAAATATGGGACTTCAAAGTACTGTACCTTCAAAGCAAGACTAATGGCATTGAAATTACATATGTGACCGAGACATTAGTTTTTGTAAACTATTTGAATTCAATTCGAAAAATTTGAGCTTAATTCGGTAATTAACAAACTGATCTCGAGCAATCAATTGAGACAATTTTGATAACCAACTCATAGTTTAATACCAAATCTTAAATCTTCAATTTCATCACTATTTAAATTTGACGGGACTCAATTATAACCTAATGGAAACCAGCATGTTTCGATATCCTTTTCCCTTAAACAGTGGCATAAAAAGAGGGTAATTGTATTAGGTAAGAGAAAGTGTAAGGTGAACCCTGAAAATGATATAAAGCTACCTTtttcactttaattattttttaatcctTTCTATAGTTGAAAACGCCCTTCCCAACTAGACCTTTATtgaccacaaaaaaaaaaaggaattattaTCCCGcttgaaaaaatttgaaattagcattaaattaAGAGACTGTTAGGGGACCTAATTGCTTAGAATTTAACTTAAGAAAGCGAAAcatggaagaaaaaaaaagaccaaaCAAGTAACGTTGGCATCCATTTAATATGGGGCAAAGTCAAAAACGACGGTTCACTTAGTGGAAACTTTCAAGAAAGAATTAAGACTGTTTTGAATTTGCATTTACTGTGCAAAGGCTTTTTAGGTAAGAGAGTGGGGACATTGGGAAAATAGTGACAACTtttttattaaggttaaattaatatatagggtctaatttgggtttaGTCCCTCTATCATGTTAATATGACATAATTTGGTTTATCTAATTTTATGATTATATTCGTAAATTCAAATTGATTTAAAGTGATAACTTAGACTCTTTTTTAACTATTATTCACTCACATAGTCGTATCATGGAAATCCGGTcaaccatgttcaacttcttataaATTAGAGGGTCTAATTGAAAATGAAGGGCCtaagtaaagtttttaaaatttttgaaaggtttaatgataatttttcaatttttttagggGAGCAAGACCTCTTTTTACCTCCTCTTACATTCCATCTTTGGCTAAAAGATTAAggctatttaaaatattatcgatttgaacataataataatttcatcaaaGTAGAGATTTTAGCACAGTAAAAGGACTAGAACCAAATTAGACCATTtggaaaatatatattaatgaaaCGAAACAACTCATTCTGGTCACCTATGGTGTTGATCAAATCTTGGTAAAACTGGTTGTATTCCAAGACCTTGTGCTTCTAGAATATGGGATAAATTAACGTGGGTTTGATCTCTAAAACAAATcgaataaaaatactaataattatattagaaaaagaaaaatcaaagaatgGGAATTTCGCAACGTACCTAAATCTGAAGCTGCCAATCGAATAAACAAATCTTGCCCACCACCATCACTTGTATATTGCCTCAAATCAATAAGGTCACCAATCCAAATAACACACCCTATACCCCCATTCCTAATATCCCAATTAGAAAAAGCAGTACAAGAACAATTCCTAGCACAAAAAGCTTGGCAATCCTTGAAATTCACGGACCTATACACCACAGTATTTGTACTTTCGGGCAATTTCATATTGACCAAATGCAAGAACTTATCTTTCCCACAATCCAAATCATTTTTTCTAACACAACCATTAGACCCATCTCTCAAATCCCAAGCTTGTTCATTCTTTGGTGTAAACCCTTTTGGACATTTACAAACAGGGGAAGCGTTAGTATCACATATACCATACGGACCGCACTCGCTGTATTCGTCGCACTGATCTTTCGGCGCGTACCAAAACGGATTCCATTGCTTGGTGTCGGGTATCCATGTTAGTCTTTCAAGTGTACCGGTTGGTGTCACTATTAACCTGGAAAACAAATTATTGTTCGTAATATAAAACGAGTAATATACCTCGTCTTGGTTAGTGACGAAGCTGAAGTTCATGTAATCGAGCGGTTTCATTTCCGGTACGCCGCTAAATCGAAGACCGTTCCACGGACCACTTCGGTATTCGATATCTTGTTTGTTCCGTAAAAATATTTCCGGGAATCCTTTGTAATCTAACTTGAATGTGAAATCACCAGACGAAGGATCGTTTCTTGTTTTCCAAGACGTTAAAAACCGGTTGAAACCTGTGTTTAAATCCCACCCGAGTTTCATGTCTGGTAATAACGTATCAGTCGGATAATCGAAGCTTCGCCATAAATAGTAGTCGGTTTCACCATTGGAATTCGCTTCTCTCAGAACCAAATTCCCAGAATCCAACAACTGTGCCACTGGATTATACTTGTCTGCATCACCCTTTGTTATGTTTGAGGACCAAACAAGGTTGTTCCCTTCGTCTAACAACACCAAGTTCCGATCCTCCACTTTGAAAACACCTGATGAGTTCGAAACAGGGTTATCTCTGTTAGCAACCCACACATATGTCCTGTCGGGTATGTTCTTGTACCATATCCCAACATACCATTCACCTGGATTATCCAAATTAAAGAATCCAAGCTCGAACACATCACCTTGAGAGACAATAGTTTGGTTCTGTGTAATAAACTGTGTACCACTCAAAGTatcaacagaaacagaaattttagggaaaaagaaaaaaagcacaGTGAAGAAGAAGCAAAAATGGTGAATTGTGGTTAAAGTTCCCATACTTTCCATTTACTCTTCGGAGTAtggagtttttttttgttttaaacctcccccccccaaaaaaaaaaagtgcagTGTTTGGTTTATTGTTGATCGTTATGAAGACATTTGGTATTGTTTGATAGGAGATGATGCTTGACTAATTTGCctgcctttttttaaaaaatttgtgtgTGTGTTCTTTTTTTTCATTGAAAATTGGGCAAAGCAAATACAGCAACCAAATTCCAAAAATGACGAATTGGGTTTGTAAAATGTGTTTAACTAGGTCAAAGATTGAACATGGGAAGATCACCTAACTCTTTGTTTATATTTATGAACGAAAAGGTGTAGGAATGGCCGCATTCTCATTATGCCTATCAAGTTAATTTTAAATCGGGTTAATTTTTGGATTTGGGTTATTTGAGTTAGGATAATTTAAATTTATGGTTTGAATTTTTCGAATTATGATAGTAAAGGTTAAAAGCATTTcgagtttttataattttagatttcATGTTGAAACTAGTTTAGATTTAAATTTGAATCAATAgatttaaatttttcattttagaataATTCATGAAAGGTTTAAATGATttcatattttgaatattttttatgtgtactagtttaatttaaattaaataaaataagtttgaatttaaataaatcaaaaattaaataccataagattaaaaattaatgtaattCCCGTGCACGTAGGAAATCAAAGATTCAGAAGTAGAAAGAGACAATTGATGGAGAAAGGAAGCTGGACCCTCTTATCAAAGTAGTCACTTTTGAGTATTTAGACGGTAGGTATTCTACTTGgatttctctatttattttactttaattgtCCCATTTTAGTCTCTTACCAAATTTATgttgaatatttttaaatgttatattctatcaattaaattgattttttttttctcaccTTTCATATTCAATCCAAGTCGAGTCATCTAAAGACTCACATTTTTTCCATTCCAATTCTAGACTAGAATATACATTTACTCTTGAATTTTgtgattaataatatatttttggaTAAACTATATCCAAGGTCACTAAATGATTCGTAAATTTAGTTTTGATTACTCaaattcaaaaagttacaaaataattatt
Coding sequences within it:
- the LOC107940947 gene encoding receptor-like serine/threonine-protein kinase SD1-8; translation: MESMGTLTTIHHFCFFFTVLFFFFPKISVSVDTLSGTQFITQNQTIVSQGDVFELGFFNLDNPGEWYVGIWYKNIPDRTYVWVANRDNPVSNSSGVFKVEDRNLVLLDEGNNLVWSSNITKGDADKYNPVAQLLDSGNLVLREANSNGETDYYLWRSFDYPTDTLLPDMKLGWDLNTGFNRFLTSWKTRNDPSSGDFTFKLDYKGFPEIFLRNKQDIEYRSGPWNGLRFSGVPEMKPLDYMNFSFVTNQDEVYYSFYITNNNLFSRLIVTPTGTLERLTWIPDTKQWNPFWYAPKDQCDEYSECGPYGICDTNASPVCKCPKGFTPKNEQAWDLRDGSNGCVRKNDLDCGKDKFLHLVNMKLPESTNTVVYRSVNFKDCQAFCARNCSCTAFSNWDIRNGGIGCVIWIGDLIDLRQYTSDGGGQDLFIRLAASDLGDGGNTTAVITGTIVGGGVLILVLIAIVIWKKKKAMKRSGKIEKKGPLERSQDFLLNEVVISGKKEYSGETNPDEIELPLFDFNTIVTATDNFADENKLGQGGFGSVYMGRLLEGEEIAVKRLSKNSGQGTEEFKNEVRLIARLQHRNLVRLVGCCVETDEKMLVYEYMENRSLDSVLFNKAKSSLLNWQKRFNIICGIARGLLYLHQDSRFRIVHRDLKASNILLDGKMNPKISDFGMARIFSGDQIEANTKRVVGTYGYMSPEYAMDGNFSTKSDVFSFGVLVLEIVSGKKNRGFYHSNSELNLLGHAWRSWKEGKGLELIDPAVGDTYDEQEVLRCIQVGLLCVQERAENRPTMSTVVLMLNSETATMAQPKTPGFCLGRNTHETDSSASKQDESCTVNQVTVTMLDAR